Genomic segment of Anaeromyxobacter sp.:
TGTCGGAGCGGGCGCGGTCCAGCCCGGCCTGCAGCGCCGACTCCTGCACCATGGCGGCCTGGCGCTCCTGGGAGTGCTCGGCCGAGCGCCGCTCCTGCTCGCGCCGGGCCTGGCGCAGCAGGGCGTCGCGCGCCGCCACCTCCTCCTCCAGGCCGGCCACCCGCTCGGTGGCCTCGCCCAGCTGCCGCGCCAGGGCCGCCTCCCGCGCCAGCGCCGCCCGGTGCAGGGCCGCCTGCTCGTGCAGCCGCTTCTCGGTGGAGGCCACCACCTCGATGAGGTCCTTCTCCTCGCGCGCCTTCTCCAGCAGCAGGCCGTCCACCGACGCGCCGTGGGCCGCCTCCCGGACCTCCAGCCTGGCCCGCAGCTCGACCACCTGGCCCTGCCGCTCCTCCGCCTCCAGCCGGGCCCGCTGCGCCTCCACCGCGGCGGCGTGGACCCGCTCGTCGCTGCCGGCCACCTCGCGCTCGCGCACCTCCCAGAGCTCGGCCAGGCGGGCCAGCTGCGCCTCGCGCCAGCGCAGCTCCTCGCGCAGCAGCGCCACCCGGCCCTCCGGCGTGGCCAGCAGCTCGCGCCGCGGCGGCGGGCGCAGCCGCTCGGCCTCGGCCGCCAGCTCCTCGCGCCGCTCGCCGACCGACTGGAAGGCACGGGCCGCGAAGAGCCGGTCGGCCTCGGTGAGGGCGTCCCGCCGGACGCGCCGCGGCAGGCTCGGGGGACCGGCGGAGCGCGGCGGCGCGGCCGGGGCCGCCACCTCCTCCAGGTCCGCCTCGTCCAGCTCGCCCGGCTCGGCCTCCTCGAGCAGGCGCCGGACCAGGCCCCTGAGCGCCCCGGTGTCGAGCGGCAGCGCCAGGTAGGCGCTGGCCGCGTAGGGGGTGCGGGCGTGCTCCGCCAGGGAGGCCGGGGCGGTCTCGCCGCTGTAGAGGATCAGCGGCAGGCCCACCGTGGCCGCGCCGTGGCGCAGGCGGGCGCACAGCGAGAAGCCGGAGAGGTCGGGCAGCTCGGCCCGCACCAGCAGGAGGGCCGGCGGGCGCGCCGCCAGGGCCAGCTCCGCCTCGCCGGCGCTGCCGGCCACCTCGGTGAGGTGGCCGTCCTCCCTGAGGAAGGAGGCCAGCGACAGCGCGAAGGGGCCGTCCGGCTCGACGATGAGGATGCGGGCGACGCTCATGGCGCCGGGATCCTACCCCAGGACCTCGGCCACCCGGGCCCGCACCCGCTCGGCGTCGGCCTGGTGCTTCAGGACCACGTCGAGCGTGGCCGCCAGGGACTCGGCGTCGAGCGCGCCGGCGCCCAGCACCAGCAGGGCCCGGGCCCAGTCGATGGTCTCGGAGATGGACGGCGCCTTGCGCAGGTCCATGGCCCGCAGCCGGGCCGCCGCCGCCACCACCTGGCGGGCCAGCGCCTCGCCGGCCTCCGGCACCCGGGCCCGCACCACCGCCAGCTCCCGCTCCTGCCCGGGGAAGTCGAGGTGCAGGTGCAGGCAGCGGCGCCTGAGGGCGTCGGACAGCTCGCGGCTGGCGTTGGAGGTGAGCACCACCCGCGGCACCACCTTGGCCCGCAGGGTGCCCAGCTCCGGCACCGTCACCGCCCAGTCGGAGAGGACCTCCAGCAGGAAGGCCTCCAGCTCCGGGTCGGCCTTGTCCACCTCGTCCACCAGCAGCAGCGTGGGGCGGGGGCTCCGGATCACCTGCAGGATGGGCCGGGGCAGCAGGAACCGCTCGCTGAAGAAGAAGTCGCCCTCGGCCGCGATGAGGTCGGCCGCCTCGGCCAGGGTGGCGGCGCCCGCCACCGCGG
This window contains:
- a CDS encoding MoxR family ATPase; this translates as MFESVEVVTRELGTAGYLASREIATAVFLADRMEKPLLVEGPAGVGKTELGLAFARASGRELVRLQCYEGLDEAKALYEWEYSKQLLYTQLLRDRLGPAVAGAATLAEAADLIAAEGDFFFSERFLLPRPILQVIRSPRPTLLLVDEVDKADPELEAFLLEVLSDWAVTVPELGTLRAKVVPRVVLTSNASRELSDALRRRCLHLHLDFPGQERELAVVRARVPEAGEALARQVVAAAARLRAMDLRKAPSISETIDWARALLVLGAGALDAESLAATLDVVLKHQADAERVRARVAEVLG